From one Gracilibacillus salinarum genomic stretch:
- a CDS encoding zinc-dependent alcohol dehydrogenase — MKVGIYHGQNDVKIEEREIPSVGAKDVLIKTLRGGICGTDINIVKAGNEMGIRFGAEFGHELFGEVVELGKDVPSAISKGMRVGINPITAKRAGRRFSLECGAFSQYVLIEDAELNYNLYEMNDSVTPEEAVLMEPMSVGFHGAFSIEPKKDENIVVLGAGPIGLSAAAGLIGEGITNVCVVDIDDFRLNKAKELGARTVNTKNESLAEGLINHFGEENVYGINVPNVHGFVDAAGAPPLFEQVMQIVKPQARIAIIAVYKNEVPVSLAQIMSKEVKIIGASGYTHDNITRVIDHLNQKKTNISTMVTQVYPLDKIQEAFDKAIEAKDTVKVVVDLTK; from the coding sequence ATGAAAGTTGGTATTTATCATGGACAAAATGATGTGAAGATTGAAGAACGCGAGATCCCTTCTGTCGGCGCTAAGGATGTATTAATTAAAACGTTGCGTGGGGGCATCTGTGGAACCGATATCAATATCGTAAAAGCAGGAAATGAAATGGGGATACGATTTGGTGCTGAATTTGGACATGAATTGTTTGGCGAAGTAGTCGAACTTGGAAAAGATGTCCCTTCAGCCATCTCTAAAGGAATGCGTGTTGGTATCAATCCGATTACAGCAAAACGTGCAGGTCGCAGATTTTCATTAGAATGTGGAGCATTCAGCCAATATGTGCTAATTGAAGATGCTGAACTTAACTATAATTTATATGAGATGAATGATTCGGTAACACCAGAAGAAGCTGTGTTAATGGAGCCAATGAGCGTAGGCTTTCACGGTGCCTTCAGCATCGAACCGAAAAAAGACGAAAACATTGTTGTGCTTGGAGCAGGACCAATTGGACTGTCTGCTGCAGCCGGTCTGATCGGAGAAGGAATTACTAATGTCTGCGTTGTAGATATCGATGATTTCCGCCTGAACAAGGCTAAAGAATTAGGTGCACGAACCGTTAACACCAAAAATGAAAGCCTTGCAGAAGGATTGATCAACCATTTTGGCGAAGAGAATGTTTACGGAATCAATGTTCCAAATGTACATGGTTTTGTTGATGCTGCTGGTGCTCCCCCATTATTTGAACAAGTTATGCAGATCGTTAAACCACAGGCTCGTATTGCTATCATCGCTGTGTATAAAAACGAGGTGCCTGTAAGCCTTGCTCAAATCATGAGTAAAGAAGTAAAAATCATCGGTGCGAGCGGATATACTCACGATAACATTACCCGTGTAATTGACCATTTGAACCAAAAGAAGACTAATATTTCCACTATGGTTACACAAGTCTATCCATTAGACAAGATCCAGGAAGCTTTTGATAAAGCAATCGAAGCAAAAGATACTGTCAAGGTTGTTGTTGATTTAACAAAGTAG